The DNA window ACAGATTGGACTGGCGATGCAGAACTATCATGACAGTTACGATCTGTTTCCGATCGGCGGCGCGAGCGATTACTTGCGGGCGCCGCTGGTGAGCTGGCAGGTGCGCGTGTTGCCGTATCTGGATCAGGCTGCTCTCTACGGCCAGCTCGATCTCGCCGGGACTCTGCCTGCTGCGAGCTACTCTGCGGGGAATCGGTCAATGGTTCCCTACCAGATCCTGGCGGACGGCCGCCAGCTCCGGCAGGTGCTGTTGCCGACGGTGCGCTGCCCCTCGGACGCCCTGGGAAGCGTGCGGAACACCTGGGCACTCGGCAACTACGGTGCGAGCCTCGGATCTCAGTTTACGCAGTCCAACCGCCATCCTTCGGCCGCCGCCTGCGAGCCGTTCAATGGCTTCAGTGAAAAGACCACCAATTGGGGAGACACCCAGAACACGTCTCTGGTCTCGGGAGTCATTTCCCGAGCCGGGGCCGCGATCGGGATCAGGGATATCCTGGACGGAACGTCGAACACGATTCTGGTCGGAGAGATTCTGCCGATGTGCGTCTATGGCGACAGCACTGGCTATGATTTTGGAAGCTGGTCGAGTTCAGTCTCTGCCTGTAACGCCAGCGCGGTCACGGTGACTCCGATCAACGATTTCACTCCCTGTTCAGCTTTGGGAGCAAAACGGCGGACGAGTTATCCCACCTGTGCCGCGTATTCTGTCGGAAACGCGACGCCGGAATCTGCCTGGAACTTTGCGTTCGGCTTCCGATCCCTGCATGCAGGCGGAGCTCAGTTCGTCCTGGCGGACGGGTCTGTGCGATTTCTCAGCGAAAACATCGATCACGCTGGAACCTACCAGCGGCTCGGCGGCCGATCCGATGGAAAGCTGATCGGTGAGTTCTAAAGCGCTGTGACCCCTTCAGAGCCTGAAAAGCCCCTCACCCCGGCCCTCTCTCCCGAGGACAGGGGCGAGGGAGAAGAGGCGACAAATCGGCAACAACACTTGAATCGAGGAACGGGTCGAGATGAATGTCGCAATGAAATTGATCGGAATCAGTGCCTTTGCAATGTTGCTGGGTTGTGGTCATTCCACGGATCTGCCTGAGACGGCTGATGTCGAGGGGGTTGTGACCTACCAGGGCCAGCCGCTGTCGTCGGCGAGCGTGATCTTCAGTCCGGAATCCGGCCCAATCGCGATGGGGGTGACGGATCAAAATGGCGTGTTTCACCTGAAGACGCAGGGCAGCGACGGCGCGAAGATTGGAAATCATCAGGTGACGGTCCAGGCGATGGGCATACCCGGCGGCGGAGCCGTGACTTCAGTGGACCCCAAGACCGGGCGAGATCTGACGGTGAAGATGGTCTCGCAGATTCCGGAGAAATATGGAATTGTCGGGGAAAGCGGTCTGACCGCGGTGGTGGAACGCAAGAAACAGAATGAGTTCCGTTTTGATCTGAAGTGATTTCAGCGTACGCTCACCACAAATCTGAGCGTTCCTCTCACAAGGGGCATTTTGTTCGGTAAATTCGTGCGTCGACCATCGATACTGGGGTAGAGATCGCGTCCACCGACATCCTGCCTGCCGATGGCCCTCCATGCCGCGTTCGTTTTTTCTCGGGCGTGCTGACAGAAGAACAATGGCTCAGATTCGAAACAGAATTCGGCACTGCATTCAGCTGGCGTGGCTGCTGGTCTTACTGGTCTGTGCGCAGTGCGCTGTTGCCAATGAGCCGCCGACTGCCGAGCAGGTGGTCTTCTTCGAAAAGTCGGTGCGACCGCTGCTGATCGATCAATGCTATAAGTGCCATTCCGGGCGAACCGCGAAAGGTGGGTTACGCGTGGACTCGCGTGGGCAGTTACTGCTCGGCGGGGAATCCGGACCGGCGATTGAACCAGGCCGGCCTGACGACAGCGCGCTGATGGCCGCGGTGCGGTACGAGTCGTACGAGATGCCGCCGTCGAAGAAACTCGACGATGATCAGATCGCCATTCTCGCCCGCTGGATCGAAATGGGAGCGCCCTGGCCGGGTGATGACGGTCAGGTTGCCAGACGCCCGGCGGCAGGACAGTTCTCGGATGAGGATCGTCGCTGGTGGTCTCTGCAGCCGGTGAGCGATCCAACGCCCCCGACGGATCTGAATCATCCGGAGTGGTGCCGAAATCCGATCGACCAGTTCATTGCCGCTCAGCAGGACATGCAGCAACTGGCGCCGGCGCCGGAAGCGGATCGCTCGGCGCTCATCCGCAGGGTCTACTTTGATCTCATTGGTCTGCCGCCGACGCCGGACGAGATTCGCAACTTCGAGCAGGATCCTTCTCCCGAGGCGTATGAACACCTCGTTGATGAGCTGCTGGCTCGTCCGGAGTATGGAGAACGCTGGGGGCGGCACTGGCTGGATCTGGTGCGCTACGCGGAATCGGACGGCTACCGCGCGGACAACTTCCGGCCGCAGGCGTGGATGTACCGCGACTACGTCATTCGCTCGCTGAACGACGACAAGCCGTATGACCGGTTTGTGCAGGAGCAGTTGGCCGCCGATGAACTCTTTCCGGATGACCCCTCGGCGATTGCGGCCCTTGGTTACTTGCGAAATGGTATCTTCGAATACAACGTGCCGGATGTGCAGGGGCAATGGGACAACGTTCTGAATGAAGTCACGGACGTGACCGGGGACGTCTTTTTCGGACTGGGATTCCAGTGTGCGCGATGTCACGACCATAA is part of the Planctomicrobium piriforme genome and encodes:
- a CDS encoding transthyretin-like family protein, producing MKLIGISAFAMLLGCGHSTDLPETADVEGVVTYQGQPLSSASVIFSPESGPIAMGVTDQNGVFHLKTQGSDGAKIGNHQVTVQAMGIPGGGAVTSVDPKTGRDLTVKMVSQIPEKYGIVGESGLTAVVERKKQNEFRFDLK
- a CDS encoding DUF1559 domain-containing protein, whose amino-acid sequence is MKKSSSTWSGFTLIELLVVIAIIAILIALLLPAVQQAREAARRSQCKNNLKQIGLAMQNYHDSYDLFPIGGASDYLRAPLVSWQVRVLPYLDQAALYGQLDLAGTLPAASYSAGNRSMVPYQILADGRQLRQVLLPTVRCPSDALGSVRNTWALGNYGASLGSQFTQSNRHPSAAACEPFNGFSEKTTNWGDTQNTSLVSGVISRAGAAIGIRDILDGTSNTILVGEILPMCVYGDSTGYDFGSWSSSVSACNASAVTVTPINDFTPCSALGAKRRTSYPTCAAYSVGNATPESAWNFAFGFRSLHAGGAQFVLADGSVRFLSENIDHAGTYQRLGGRSDGKLIGEF